One stretch of Priestia megaterium DNA includes these proteins:
- a CDS encoding 2-oxoacid:acceptor oxidoreductase subunit alpha has product MVQQLSWKVGGQQGEGIESTGEIFSTALNRLGYYLYGYRHFSSRIKGGHTNNKIRVSTTQVRSVSDDLDILVAFDQETIDVNVHELRVGGVVIADAKFNPSLPETCTTATLYAVPFTEIATELGTSLMKNMVAVGASSAVLHIDTEVFEEVVLEIFGKKGQKVVQKNMEAIKKGADYIREQLGEQLETMKLDPADGKKRMFMIGNDAIALGALAGGARFMPAYPITPASEIMEYLIKKLPQFGGTVIQTEDEIAACTMAIGANYAGVRALTASAGPGLSLMMESIGLAGITEQPVVIIDTQRGGPSTGLPTKQEQSDLMAMIYGTHGEIPKIVMAPSTVEEAFYDTIEAFNLAEEYQCPVIMLTDLQLSLGKQSVEPLDYNRVEIRRGKLQQGELEELEEKQYYKRYRVTEDGVSPRVIPGMKHGIHHVTGVEHDETGKPSESPVNRDDQMNKRLRKTKGIRFNTPIHVHSHEKESDILFVGFNSTRGVIEEAMERLEQDGIKVNHAHIRLIHPFPADELLPYVQGAKKVVVVENNATGQLANILKMNIASHDKIQSVLKYDGNPFLPQEVYAKSKEMFVLNGNV; this is encoded by the coding sequence ATGGTACAGCAACTTTCGTGGAAAGTTGGCGGACAGCAGGGTGAGGGAATCGAAAGTACGGGAGAAATCTTTTCAACCGCTTTAAATCGATTAGGTTATTACTTATACGGCTATCGTCATTTTTCTTCTCGTATCAAAGGTGGACATACAAATAATAAGATTCGAGTGAGTACAACTCAGGTTCGATCTGTGTCAGATGATTTAGATATTTTAGTTGCGTTCGATCAGGAAACAATCGATGTAAACGTCCATGAGCTGCGCGTAGGGGGCGTTGTAATTGCAGATGCGAAATTCAACCCAAGTCTGCCCGAAACATGTACAACTGCTACGCTATATGCTGTTCCGTTTACGGAAATTGCAACGGAATTAGGAACGTCGCTAATGAAGAACATGGTTGCTGTAGGCGCTTCAAGTGCTGTGCTTCATATTGACACAGAAGTATTTGAAGAAGTAGTGCTTGAAATCTTCGGTAAAAAGGGCCAAAAAGTTGTACAAAAAAACATGGAAGCTATTAAAAAAGGTGCAGATTACATTCGTGAACAGCTAGGCGAACAATTAGAAACAATGAAACTAGATCCAGCGGATGGCAAAAAGCGTATGTTTATGATTGGAAACGATGCGATTGCGTTAGGTGCTTTAGCCGGTGGCGCTCGTTTTATGCCAGCATATCCAATTACCCCTGCTTCAGAAATCATGGAATACTTAATTAAAAAGCTTCCTCAATTTGGTGGAACAGTTATTCAAACAGAAGATGAAATCGCAGCATGTACGATGGCTATCGGAGCTAACTATGCAGGCGTACGTGCGCTGACAGCATCAGCTGGACCTGGTCTATCATTAATGATGGAGTCGATTGGATTAGCGGGCATCACTGAGCAGCCTGTTGTTATTATAGATACGCAGCGCGGCGGTCCAAGTACAGGACTTCCAACTAAGCAAGAACAGTCTGATTTAATGGCAATGATTTACGGTACGCACGGTGAAATTCCGAAGATCGTCATGGCGCCAAGTACGGTTGAAGAAGCATTCTACGATACAATTGAAGCGTTTAACTTAGCAGAAGAATATCAGTGCCCAGTTATTATGCTAACGGATTTACAGCTTTCACTTGGGAAGCAATCAGTAGAACCGCTTGACTATAACCGCGTTGAAATCCGCCGCGGTAAGCTTCAGCAAGGAGAGCTAGAAGAGCTAGAAGAAAAACAATATTACAAGCGCTACCGCGTAACAGAAGACGGCGTATCACCACGCGTCATTCCAGGAATGAAGCATGGCATTCATCACGTGACGGGAGTAGAACATGATGAGACAGGAAAGCCATCTGAATCTCCGGTGAACCGCGATGATCAAATGAATAAGCGTCTTCGTAAAACAAAAGGAATTCGTTTTAATACGCCAATTCATGTCCACTCCCATGAAAAAGAGTCTGATATTTTATTTGTTGGATTTAATTCGACGCGTGGAGTCATTGAAGAGGCAATGGAACGTTTGGAACAGGACGGTATAAAAGTCAATCATGCTCACATTCGTTTGATTCATCCTTTCCCAGCCGACGAACTGCTTCCTTACGTGCAAGGAGCTAAAAAAGTAGTCGTCGTTGAAAACAATGCTACTGGACAGCTTGCTAATATTTTAAAAATGAATATTGCAAGTCATGATAAAATTCAAAGCGTATTGAAGTATGATGGAAATCCATTTCTTCCGCAAGAAGTATACGCAAAAAGTAAGGAGATGTTTGTGTTAAATGGCAACGTTTAA
- a CDS encoding dipeptidase, which yields MIFDAHCDVLMKLWLNKRLSFTYDSALHVTLEGIKKAKGKVQLFAIYIPEAVPAAQRFDVALEMIQLFQSHILSLPGVKWVRSKRDIDSLKKGEIGAMLTLEGCDAIDTSLVRLKTLFSLGVRSVGLTWNYCNAVCDGILEPRGAGLSSFGREVVELNNEHKVWTDVSHLSVRGFWDVIELAQYVVATHSNSHVLCSHPRNLRDDQIHALIKRNGVIGITFVPEFLTSSAKAQIADVIRHLDYMCERGGEYAVGFGSDFDGIDKTVHRLGRYEQYTNLIEELLKHYTEEQVKRFLFQNFADRVCS from the coding sequence GTGATATTTGATGCTCATTGTGATGTATTGATGAAGCTCTGGTTAAATAAACGTTTATCTTTTACATATGATTCAGCGCTGCATGTGACGTTAGAAGGAATAAAAAAAGCAAAAGGGAAAGTTCAGCTATTCGCTATTTATATTCCAGAAGCGGTTCCGGCAGCTCAGCGTTTTGATGTTGCGTTAGAAATGATCCAGCTGTTTCAGAGTCATATTTTATCGCTTCCCGGTGTGAAATGGGTTCGTTCAAAACGCGATATAGATAGCTTGAAAAAAGGTGAAATAGGAGCAATGCTGACGCTTGAAGGGTGCGATGCCATTGATACAAGTTTAGTTCGCTTAAAGACACTTTTTTCACTGGGTGTACGTTCAGTAGGTTTGACATGGAATTACTGCAATGCCGTGTGTGACGGTATTTTAGAACCTCGAGGCGCGGGGTTATCTTCTTTTGGAAGAGAAGTTGTTGAATTGAATAATGAACATAAAGTGTGGACGGATGTATCTCATTTATCGGTAAGAGGTTTTTGGGATGTGATTGAGCTAGCACAATATGTAGTGGCTACTCATTCCAATTCACACGTATTGTGTTCTCATCCCCGGAATTTGAGAGACGATCAAATTCATGCTTTAATAAAGCGAAACGGCGTGATTGGCATTACGTTTGTCCCTGAATTTTTAACGAGTTCTGCCAAAGCGCAAATAGCGGATGTGATCCGTCATCTTGATTACATGTGTGAAAGAGGAGGCGAATACGCCGTTGGTTTTGGCTCTGACTTTGACGGCATTGACAAAACGGTTCATCGTCTCGGAAGATATGAACAGTATACAAATTTAATCGAAGAACTCCTTAAGCATTACACTGAGGAGCAGGTAAAACGTTTTCTGTTTCAAAACTTTGCTGATCGTGTATGCAGCTAA
- the spoVS gene encoding stage V sporulation protein SpoVS translates to MEILKVSAKSNPNSVAGALAGVLRERGAAEIQAIGAGALNQAVKAVAIARGFVAPSGVDLICIPAFTDIQIDGEERTAIKLIVEPR, encoded by the coding sequence ATGGAAATATTAAAAGTTTCAGCAAAGTCTAATCCAAATTCAGTTGCTGGTGCCTTAGCAGGCGTGCTGCGCGAACGCGGCGCAGCAGAAATTCAAGCCATTGGGGCCGGGGCGCTTAATCAAGCAGTAAAAGCTGTAGCAATCGCAAGAGGGTTCGTTGCACCAAGTGGGGTTGATTTAATCTGCATCCCAGCTTTTACAGATATTCAAATTGATGGAGAAGAGCGAACAGCCATTAAATTAATTGTAGAGCCGCGATAA
- a CDS encoding TIGR00282 family metallophosphoesterase, whose product MRILFIGDVVGSPGREMVEEYLPRLKRKYSPGLTIVNGENAASGKGITEKIYRQFLQAGANIITLGNHAWDKREIFDFIDDAKNLVRPANFPEGTPGKGMTYFTYNQLEVAVINLQGRTFMAPLDCPFQKADELIEEARQRTPLIFIDFHAETTSEKQAMSWYVDGRVSAVVGTHTHVQTADNRILPKGTAYISDVGMTGPYDGILGMEREAVIKRFLTSLPVRFEVPKEGRTQLSGIVIDIDQKTGKATKTERILINEDHPFFE is encoded by the coding sequence ATGAGAATTTTATTTATTGGAGACGTAGTTGGTTCTCCAGGCCGTGAAATGGTTGAAGAATATTTACCAAGATTAAAAAGAAAATACTCTCCGGGACTTACAATTGTGAATGGAGAAAATGCAGCTTCGGGAAAAGGCATTACCGAAAAGATTTATCGTCAGTTCTTACAAGCAGGGGCTAACATTATTACCCTTGGTAACCATGCGTGGGACAAACGTGAAATTTTTGATTTTATTGACGATGCAAAAAATCTTGTTCGTCCAGCTAATTTTCCTGAAGGTACACCGGGCAAGGGAATGACGTATTTTACGTACAATCAGCTTGAGGTAGCCGTGATTAATTTACAAGGGCGCACGTTTATGGCTCCGCTTGATTGTCCATTTCAAAAAGCAGATGAACTGATTGAAGAAGCACGTCAGCGCACTCCGCTTATTTTTATTGATTTTCATGCTGAAACAACAAGTGAAAAGCAAGCGATGAGCTGGTATGTGGACGGTCGTGTCAGCGCTGTTGTCGGCACTCATACGCACGTTCAAACAGCTGACAATCGTATATTGCCAAAAGGAACAGCTTACATCTCTGACGTAGGAATGACGGGACCTTATGACGGCATTTTAGGGATGGAGCGAGAAGCTGTTATTAAGCGTTTTTTAACGTCTCTTCCTGTTCGATTTGAAGTGCCAAAAGAAGGAAGAACGCAGCTTAGTGGAATCGTTATTGATATTGATCAAAAGACGGGGAAAGCAACAAAAACAGAGCGAATTTTAATTAACGAAGACCATCCGTTTTTTGAATAA
- the rny gene encoding ribonuclease Y yields MDTNTIIFALLGLIVGAVVGFFVCKSIAEAKIAGAKSSAEQIIDEGTREAEALKKEALLEAKDEIHQLRTEAEQDIRDRRAELQKQENRLMQKEENLDRKDESLDKREALLEKKDDSLTVKQQHIEEMESKVEEVVRAQQTELERISSLTREDARAIILDRVENELSHDIAIMVKETENRAKEDADKKAKEILSLAIQRCAADHVAETTVSVVNLPNDEMKGRIIGREGRNIRTLETLTGIDLIIDDTPEAVILSGFDPIRRETARIALDKLVQDGRIHPARIEEMVEKSRREVDEYIREVGEQTTFEVGVHGLHPDLMKILGRLKFRTSYGQNVLKHSMEVAHLSGLMAAELGEDETLAKRAGLLHDIGKAIDHEVEGSHVEIGVELATKYKEHPVVINAIASHHGDTEPTSIIAVLVAAADALSAARPGARSETLENYIRRLEKLEEISESYEGVEKSFAIQAGREVRIMVKPDTIGDLEAHRLARDIRKRIEDELDYPGHIKVTVIRETRAVEYAK; encoded by the coding sequence ATGGATACTAATACAATCATCTTCGCTTTGCTTGGCCTAATCGTCGGTGCAGTTGTTGGCTTTTTTGTTTGTAAATCGATTGCTGAAGCTAAAATTGCGGGAGCAAAGTCTAGTGCAGAACAAATTATTGATGAAGGAACCCGCGAGGCGGAAGCTTTGAAAAAAGAAGCTTTACTAGAAGCGAAGGATGAAATCCATCAGCTTCGTACAGAGGCAGAACAAGATATTCGTGATCGTCGAGCAGAACTTCAAAAACAAGAAAATCGATTAATGCAAAAAGAGGAAAATCTTGATCGTAAAGACGAATCACTTGATAAACGTGAAGCGTTACTTGAAAAGAAAGATGATTCTCTTACTGTTAAACAACAGCATATTGAAGAGATGGAAAGCAAAGTTGAAGAAGTAGTACGTGCACAGCAAACAGAGCTAGAGCGCATTTCAAGCTTAACCAGAGAAGATGCAAGAGCGATTATTTTAGATCGTGTTGAAAATGAACTTTCCCACGACATTGCAATAATGGTAAAAGAAACAGAAAACCGTGCAAAAGAAGACGCCGATAAAAAGGCGAAAGAAATTCTTTCACTTGCTATTCAGCGTTGCGCAGCAGATCATGTTGCTGAAACGACTGTCTCAGTTGTTAACTTGCCAAATGACGAAATGAAAGGCCGAATTATCGGTCGAGAAGGTCGAAACATCCGTACGCTTGAAACTTTGACAGGAATTGATCTTATTATTGATGATACGCCAGAAGCAGTTATTTTATCAGGATTTGACCCAATTCGTCGTGAGACAGCAAGAATTGCACTTGATAAACTCGTTCAAGATGGTCGTATCCATCCCGCACGTATTGAAGAAATGGTTGAAAAATCTCGCCGTGAAGTGGACGAATATATTCGTGAAGTTGGTGAACAAACGACGTTTGAAGTCGGTGTTCACGGGTTGCACCCAGACTTGATGAAAATTCTTGGTCGCTTAAAATTCAGAACAAGCTATGGTCAAAATGTGCTGAAACATTCAATGGAAGTAGCGCATTTATCAGGACTTATGGCTGCTGAATTAGGTGAAGATGAAACGTTAGCCAAACGAGCAGGATTGTTACATGATATTGGTAAAGCAATTGATCATGAGGTAGAAGGAAGTCACGTAGAAATCGGTGTTGAATTGGCTACAAAGTATAAAGAACATCCGGTTGTTATTAACGCGATTGCTTCTCACCATGGAGATACAGAACCAACATCAATCATTGCTGTACTAGTTGCAGCAGCGGATGCATTATCTGCTGCAAGACCAGGTGCTCGTAGTGAGACGTTAGAAAACTACATTCGTCGTCTTGAAAAGTTAGAAGAAATTTCAGAGTCTTATGAAGGCGTTGAAAAATCATTTGCGATTCAAGCAGGGCGTGAAGTTCGTATTATGGTGAAACCAGATACGATTGGTGATCTAGAAGCGCATCGACTTGCTCGAGATATCCGAAAACGAATTGAAGATGAGCTGGATTATCCTGGCCACATCAAAGTAACCGTTATTCGTGAAACAAGAGCAGTAGAGTATGCAAAATAA
- the recA gene encoding recombinase RecA has protein sequence MNDRQAALDMALKQIEKQFGKGSIMKLGEQTEKRISTIPSGSLALDVALGVGGYPRGRVVEVYGPESSGKTTVALHAIAEVQQQGGQAAFIDAEHALDPVYAQKLGVNIDELLLSQPDTGEQALEIAEALVRSGAVDIIVVDSVAALVPKAEIEGEMGDSHVGLQARLMSQALRKLSGAINKSKTIAIFINQIREKVGVMFGNPETTPGGRALKFYSSVRLEVRRAEQLKQGNDIVGNKTRIKVVKNKVAPPFRAAEVDIMYGEGISKEGEILDIASELDIVQKSGSWYSYNDERLGQGRENAKQFLKENTDIRQEIAGQVREHHGLDQDGEPAPEDNDQGDLNI, from the coding sequence GTGAACGATCGTCAAGCAGCCCTTGATATGGCTTTAAAACAAATTGAAAAGCAATTTGGTAAAGGTTCAATTATGAAATTAGGTGAACAAACGGAAAAAAGAATTTCTACAATTCCAAGTGGTTCATTAGCATTAGATGTAGCTTTAGGTGTAGGCGGATATCCACGTGGACGTGTAGTGGAAGTATATGGCCCAGAAAGCTCAGGTAAAACAACAGTTGCTCTTCATGCGATTGCAGAAGTTCAACAGCAGGGCGGACAAGCTGCATTTATCGATGCGGAGCACGCGTTAGATCCTGTATATGCTCAAAAATTAGGTGTGAATATTGATGAGCTATTATTATCTCAGCCTGATACGGGAGAACAAGCTTTAGAAATTGCTGAAGCCTTAGTTCGAAGCGGCGCAGTAGATATTATCGTTGTCGACTCAGTAGCAGCGTTAGTGCCAAAAGCGGAAATTGAAGGAGAAATGGGAGACTCTCACGTGGGTCTACAAGCTCGTTTAATGTCTCAAGCATTGCGTAAACTATCTGGAGCTATCAACAAGTCTAAAACAATCGCTATCTTTATTAACCAAATTCGTGAAAAAGTCGGCGTTATGTTTGGTAACCCTGAAACAACTCCTGGTGGACGTGCGCTTAAATTCTATTCTTCAGTGCGTCTAGAAGTGCGTCGTGCAGAGCAGTTAAAGCAAGGAAACGATATTGTAGGTAACAAAACAAGAATTAAAGTTGTGAAAAACAAAGTAGCTCCGCCTTTCCGTGCTGCTGAAGTAGATATTATGTACGGAGAAGGTATTTCCAAAGAGGGTGAAATTTTGGATATCGCTTCTGAACTAGATATTGTTCAAAAAAGTGGATCTTGGTATTCATATAATGATGAGCGTCTAGGTCAAGGTCGTGAAAATGCAAAACAATTCTTAAAAGAAAATACTGATATTCGTCAGGAAATTGCGGGACAAGTGCGTGAACATCATGGTTTAGACCAAGATGGAGAGCCAGCTCCTGAGGATAACGATCAAGGCGATTTAAATATTTAA
- a CDS encoding competence/damage-inducible protein A — MNAEIIGVGSELLLGQIANTNAQYLSKKLAELGINVYYHTVVGDNAQRLKEVIATAQTRAELIIFTGGLGPTKDDLTKETIASVLGVELTTNAEALESIEAYFKQSNRIMTPNNKKQAIVLEGSAVLPNDYGMAPGMGLTVEGKHYMLFPGPPKELYPMYESYGQEFLAQKLELKESIESRVLRFFGIGESQLETEIEDLLDAQTNPTIAPLAGDGEVTLRLTAKHADAAEAQRMLDEVEKTISERVGEYLYGYETTSLHNELVKELKAQGLTIASAESLTGGLFSERLTTVSGAGEAVKGSLVAYHYEIKQNILGVSEHTLNQYGAVSEQCAAEMAQRIQQLYKTDIGIGFTGVAGPSKQEGHPVGTVHIGVAYKDQTPQVYSLQLSGSRQGIRSRTVNYGCHYVLKTIKK; from the coding sequence ATGAACGCTGAAATTATTGGAGTCGGTTCTGAGCTGCTGCTTGGACAAATTGCCAATACAAACGCTCAGTATTTATCGAAAAAATTAGCCGAACTTGGAATTAATGTTTACTATCATACGGTAGTAGGAGATAATGCACAGCGCTTAAAAGAAGTGATTGCTACAGCTCAAACGCGTGCAGAGTTAATTATTTTCACAGGCGGGCTTGGTCCTACAAAAGATGATTTAACAAAAGAAACAATTGCGAGTGTGCTAGGAGTAGAGCTGACAACAAATGCAGAAGCACTTGAAAGCATTGAAGCCTATTTCAAACAGTCAAATCGTATCATGACACCTAACAATAAAAAACAGGCAATTGTGCTGGAAGGTTCGGCAGTGCTCCCTAACGATTACGGAATGGCTCCAGGTATGGGGCTTACGGTAGAGGGAAAACACTATATGCTATTTCCGGGGCCGCCAAAAGAGCTCTATCCAATGTATGAATCATATGGTCAAGAATTTTTAGCTCAAAAGCTTGAATTAAAAGAAAGTATTGAATCACGCGTTCTTCGCTTTTTCGGAATAGGGGAATCACAGCTTGAAACTGAGATTGAAGATTTGCTTGATGCGCAAACAAACCCGACGATTGCGCCGCTTGCAGGGGATGGAGAAGTAACGCTCCGCTTAACTGCCAAGCATGCTGATGCCGCTGAAGCACAGCGCATGTTAGACGAAGTGGAAAAAACCATTTCAGAGCGCGTAGGCGAGTATTTGTATGGCTATGAAACAACTTCTTTACATAATGAATTGGTGAAAGAATTGAAGGCACAAGGATTAACGATTGCTTCGGCTGAAAGTTTAACCGGCGGTTTATTCAGCGAACGTCTAACAACTGTTTCAGGTGCTGGAGAAGCTGTAAAAGGCAGCCTGGTCGCCTATCATTATGAAATCAAGCAAAATATTCTCGGAGTGAGCGAACACACGCTGAATCAGTACGGAGCCGTTAGCGAGCAATGCGCGGCTGAAATGGCTCAGCGTATTCAACAGTTATACAAAACGGATATTGGCATCGGTTTTACAGGTGTAGCTGGACCCTCAAAGCAAGAAGGACATCCTGTAGGAACAGTGCATATAGGGGTCGCTTATAAGGATCAAACTCCTCAAGTTTACAGCTTACAGCTATCTGGAAGCCGCCAGGGGATTCGTTCACGAACGGTTAATTACGGCTGTCATTACGTATTAAAGACGATAAAGAAATAA
- the pgsA gene encoding CDP-diacylglycerol--glycerol-3-phosphate 3-phosphatidyltransferase, with protein MNLPNKITISRIFLIPVFLIFMMVPLPFGTVEAVGKEIPIAHLLGAALFIIASTTDWIDGYYARKYDLVTNLGKFLDPLADKLLVSAALVAIVDLDLIAGAGWAAIIIISREFAITGLRLVLAGEGEVVAANMLGKIKTWTQILAISAILLYNLPFEWISIPFASVMLWISVIFTVISGWDYFAKNKQAFVNSK; from the coding sequence GTGAACTTACCAAACAAGATTACCATTTCGCGAATTTTTCTAATTCCCGTATTCCTCATTTTTATGATGGTGCCGCTACCATTTGGCACAGTGGAGGCAGTAGGAAAAGAGATTCCGATCGCTCACCTATTAGGGGCAGCATTATTTATTATTGCATCTACAACAGACTGGATAGACGGATACTATGCCCGAAAGTACGATTTAGTCACGAACTTGGGCAAATTTTTAGATCCACTAGCAGACAAGCTATTGGTTTCAGCTGCGCTTGTAGCTATTGTTGACTTAGATTTAATTGCAGGTGCAGGATGGGCTGCTATCATCATTATTAGCCGTGAATTTGCTATCACAGGTTTAAGACTTGTACTAGCAGGGGAAGGGGAAGTTGTAGCAGCAAATATGTTAGGTAAAATTAAAACATGGACTCAAATTTTAGCTATTTCAGCTATTCTGTTGTACAACTTGCCTTTTGAATGGATTTCCATTCCATTTGCTAGCGTAATGCTTTGGATCTCAGTGATTTTTACGGTTATTTCAGGCTGGGACTACTTTGCTAAAAACAAACAGGCTTTTGTTAATTCAAAATAA
- a CDS encoding helix-turn-helix domain-containing protein, whose protein sequence is MLALTELGQRLRQERESKGLSLEDLQKLTKIQKRYLLGIEEGNYEVMPGKFYVRAFIKQYCEAIGLDTDAIFEEYKSDIPSTQTEDMPQQLSRVRSRKEIPQHAKGVSKAYDYLPTVLVVAGVVVVGIIIWVIAQNIVSDKNKEQANQEAPNSEVQQSNTQEETNETTAKNDNSTSEDDQSAADKKEQEKEKAAKEKAEKEKAEKEKKDSGKQEYKEVQKTGRSATYALSGTDAFNLEVTSTQADTWLDVKNGKGNAFFSSILKKGDTKKFDLTKETEARVNIGYSPGVELKVNGKAVDLPFDSSKQVRQVVTIQYQPAEAQ, encoded by the coding sequence GTGTTAGCATTGACAGAGTTAGGACAAAGGTTAAGACAAGAACGAGAAAGCAAAGGATTGTCGTTAGAGGATTTACAAAAACTAACGAAAATTCAAAAACGCTATTTACTGGGCATTGAAGAAGGCAATTATGAGGTTATGCCAGGGAAATTTTACGTACGGGCGTTTATTAAGCAATACTGCGAAGCAATTGGGTTGGACACAGATGCTATTTTTGAAGAATACAAATCAGACATTCCTTCAACTCAAACAGAAGACATGCCGCAGCAGCTTTCGCGCGTCCGCAGCCGCAAAGAAATTCCTCAGCATGCAAAAGGAGTTTCAAAAGCATATGACTACCTTCCAACCGTTCTAGTGGTGGCGGGAGTTGTAGTTGTTGGGATTATTATTTGGGTAATCGCTCAAAATATCGTCTCGGATAAAAACAAGGAGCAGGCTAACCAAGAAGCTCCAAACAGTGAAGTTCAGCAGTCTAACACGCAGGAAGAAACGAATGAAACTACTGCAAAAAATGACAATAGCACGTCAGAAGATGACCAAAGTGCTGCTGATAAGAAAGAACAAGAAAAAGAAAAAGCCGCAAAAGAAAAAGCTGAGAAAGAAAAAGCTGAAAAAGAAAAGAAAGACAGCGGTAAACAAGAATACAAGGAAGTTCAAAAAACAGGTAGAAGTGCTACGTATGCTCTTTCCGGTACAGATGCATTTAATCTAGAAGTAACATCCACTCAAGCAGATACTTGGTTAGATGTGAAAAACGGAAAAGGAAATGCTTTCTTTAGCTCCATTCTAAAAAAAGGTGACACAAAAAAATTTGATTTGACGAAAGAAACTGAAGCTCGTGTCAACATCGGTTATTCACCTGGAGTAGAGTTAAAAGTAAATGGAAAAGCGGTTGACTTGCCGTTTGATTCATCCAAGCAAGTTCGACAAGTTGTAACGATTCAATATCAGCCGGCAGAAGCACAGTAA
- a CDS encoding DUF3388 domain-containing protein — protein sequence MEKIEWYLEYQIQKNRPGLLGDISSLLGMLSINIVTINGVDDIRRGLLLRCDSHEQIDRLESILKTMDNIIVTKMRPPKLRDKLAVRHGRYIQRDADDKKTFRFVRDELGLLVDFMAELFKQDGHKLIGIRGMPRVGKTESIVAASVCANKRWLFVSSTLLKQTIRSQLIADEYNADNIFIIDGIVSTKRANEKHWQLVREVMNVPATKIVEHPDVFVQNTEYSLDDFAYIIEIRNDPNEKITYEIMEGPQMFQDGGLSMFDF from the coding sequence ATGGAGAAAATTGAGTGGTATTTAGAATATCAAATACAAAAAAATCGTCCGGGTCTTTTAGGTGATATTTCATCGCTTCTTGGAATGTTGTCAATTAATATTGTCACAATTAATGGAGTGGATGATATTCGCCGTGGATTATTGCTGCGCTGTGATTCACATGAGCAAATAGACAGGCTTGAATCTATTTTGAAAACAATGGATAATATCATTGTGACAAAAATGAGACCGCCTAAATTGCGTGATAAGTTAGCAGTGCGTCACGGTCGCTATATTCAGCGGGACGCAGATGATAAAAAGACGTTCCGTTTCGTAAGAGATGAATTAGGTTTGCTCGTAGATTTTATGGCGGAACTGTTTAAACAAGACGGTCATAAGCTTATCGGCATTCGAGGTATGCCGCGAGTAGGCAAAACCGAATCCATTGTAGCAGCTAGCGTATGTGCGAACAAAAGGTGGCTTTTTGTGTCTTCTACACTCTTAAAACAAACGATTCGCAGTCAGCTTATTGCTGACGAATACAACGCTGATAATATTTTTATTATTGACGGGATTGTATCGACAAAACGAGCGAATGAAAAGCACTGGCAGCTTGTTCGAGAAGTAATGAATGTACCCGCGACAAAAATTGTGGAGCATCCGGATGTATTTGTACAAAATACCGAGTATTCGTTAGATGATTTTGCCTACATTATTGAAATAAGAAACGACCCCAATGAGAAAATTACATATGAAATAATGGAAGGTCCTCAAATGTTTCAAGACGGTGGATTATCGATGTTTGATTTTTAG
- a CDS encoding DUF3243 domain-containing protein yields MSVLENWDSWKDFLGDRLHHAQNEGMQEEVIHDLAYQIGGYLANQVDAKNDQERILADLWSVASKEEQHAIASSMVKLVQNNGSVK; encoded by the coding sequence ATGTCAGTATTAGAAAACTGGGATAGCTGGAAAGATTTTTTAGGCGACCGTTTACATCATGCGCAAAACGAAGGAATGCAAGAAGAAGTTATTCATGATCTTGCTTATCAAATTGGTGGATATTTAGCAAACCAAGTTGATGCAAAAAATGATCAAGAGCGAATTTTAGCAGACCTTTGGAGCGTTGCTTCTAAAGAAGAGCAGCATGCGATTGCGAGCAGCATGGTGAAATTAGTTCAAAATAACGGATCAGTAAAATAA